TTGATCATTCCCCTTATTCTCTGCCTATTGTTTGCCGAACATCACGATCGGTATCTACCAAGATGGCTTTTGTTTATTATTCTCCTTTCTGATCTTTTTATTTTTATTGCAGCAGAGGCAAGAACACCACTTGTTGCCATGATTGTTGTTATTATGCTTTTTGTTATTATTCGTGAAAGTCGTTTATTTTATTATCTTATTCCACTGCTTTTTGTTTTTCCTTTTCTCTTGGATAAACAGCAACAAAAAAAGATTCTTGATGCTATTGCAACATTAAAAGGAGGCGGTTCAGAGATTTTAGATGCGAGCTTAGGACTTCGATTTACGGTTCAATGGCCACGGGCATTAGAAGCTTTTCGAAAAAATCCAGTTTTTGGTTCAGGTTTATCTTCAGTAGGCACGGCTGTTGACGGGAATTACTTTAGGATACTCGCTGAAACTGGCATTCTAGGGATTCTTGCTTTTTTTTGGATAATTTTTGCTTTTATTCGGGTTGGCATGCATATCTTTACCAACAAAAAAATAAATCCACTCCTACAAACAACTGCGCTCGGAATCTTCTTAGGAATTATTGGCATTTTGGTTGATGCCACATTCATCGATATTCTTGAATCCTCAAAAATAGCCATGTATTTCTGGCTTTTCGTAGGTATTCTCATGTGGCTGCATAATGAAGCCCATGAACTAAGTTAAATAAATCTCTGTTCGTTAGATTACTTCACCGTCTGACGTATAAAACAAGACTTCGCCTAAAGCGACGTAGTATACTCCTGGCAAGTTAGGATTGAATAGCCTAACTTGGATCATATTTGCTTGAATTGGTGTCGAAAGGTTATGAGTTGTTTTTATTAACTTTGTTGATAAGGGAATCTTTTGGTATGGAATAATTTCAACAAGTTCACCATTTGATGCATAGTAAGAAATGCTGTAATCTGCCCATGAATTAGGTGATTTGAGAACATCTTCAGCAAAGGCTGTTTTTTGGTAGTTTTGAACTACATCTATCCTGTTGATAACTATTTCTTTGGTAAATGTAAAATTAACAGAGCAAATGTTCTTTGTATTACATCTCTCAGGGTTATCAGTTACCTCAGCAATTATATATCTATTATCTGCCACTTTCCCATCAATAAGGGATTCTATCTTATATACTTCGGAGATACTTTCGTTTTTATTTGAACTGACTTTAATCGGTTGAGTGTATCCCCTTCGATTCGACAAATTTATGATTACAAAATGATCTGGAACCTTATAAAGTACTATGTCATAGGATGCATTTAAAAGCCCTTTTGAAAGAGAATTATTCTCAAATAAAAAAGAACTTTCTAAACGAACAACGTATTTTGCTCCTCTTTCTTTAGCATATTCAATAAACTCAAAGGTCATACCTTCAGGTGGAATGCGCCACCCTTGTATGTTGGCGTAATACATGTACGAAGGATTGATCATATCGGTAACAACAAGCTCATTGTCAGGAATAATCTGATCTATTTTTGAGAACATCTCGAAGGTAATGGGATCATATCTATGGGGTATTGGGCTATGCAATAAGATCATGATTGAAGAATACAGTAGGATCCCAGTTACCACTCCATACCTGATGAAATTTCGTTCTTTACTTCCACGAAGAAACTGAAGCTCGGTTATCCTACTAAGGCTCCTTGCAGCAAAGATGGACATCGGTATCACCACTGGTAGGATATAGTAATGGTGGATAAAGGTTCGTTTTGCTGCAAAAATTAAGAAGACAGAAATGCCTAAAAAAAGGAAATGAGTGAAGTATCCTGAATGATTCTTTGGTTTCACAAATATTCCGAGTAATGCTAAAATTCCCCCAAGTAATCCAAGTGCAAAAAAGACTCTCCGTATAAACACTGTCTTGTACCATCCAATCTCTTTGTACAAGGGATATACCATAGGGCCCCACATAGGATCCTCGTCAGGGGTTTGTTGCATTTTAAAATCAAATAATTCAAAAGACAGACCCGTCTTTTCATAAAGAGAAACAGTGTGTATGTAATACCAGTAATAAAAAGGAGTTAGGACAAGTATAAGAAAAAGCCATAATTTCCACCGAGTGAATATTCGAAGCCTATATTTAACAACACCTAAAAAAAGTAGAGAAAATGGTAAATATAATACTACAGGCATTTTAACTAAAAACGCAAAAGCAGTTGTGGTTGTTGCAAGCACAAAATACAGCCATGAATTTTCTTTATCTAACCATTTGGAAAAAAAATAAAGAGAAGCTAAAGAAAAAAAAGTTACCATGGATTCTGGCTGTAAATTTCTGCTCATATGAACAAAGACTGGAGCAATTGCAAGAAAGAACATAGCAAACAATGCTGTTTTTTTGTTTTCGTAATGCTTAACAAGATGGTACATGATAATCAATGAACTAATAGATAATAGTAGAGATGTAATCCTCCCTATGATGATGTGAACACCAAATATGGGATAAAAGAGCGCAATAACATAGGAATAAAGTGGGAATTCACTCTGAACATATCCGGGTGTGTCTGCTCGCCAATCAACTTGGGGATAGAAAATGTTGTAGCCATTAAGATAAAAGTTCTTTGCAATTGCTGCAACATCTCCTTCTCTCCACGCATAATCTCCCACAAGAGGTAAATCAAGGTACTGGATCCGTAAATAGATTCCAAAGGCAAGAATCAAGACAAAAATGAGCGAAGTCTTATTAAAGAAATCTAAGTGCTTTTTAGTAAAAAAATGATTAAATGGTTTTAGTCTTCTTGTCAATGATGATTCCCCTCAACCCACATCCTTTTTTCACGGTTACTGTTTTAGAGTTCTTTGCAACTATTTAAACTATTCTATGTGTGAGATTTATTTTTTAGAAAAGTATTGTTGAGATCCAAAAGACCATAAGGCCGAGTAGAATTCCACCAATAATGTCAATCCAATCATGCTTCTTAAGGTAGATTCTTGAATACACTACTAAAATCATGAGGATGAAGAACCAAGCAGTAATAAAACTGTTACTGAAGAAATTAATAAACACTAAGGAATAGAAAACAACCCTCGTTGCATGAAGACTTGGAAAGGATGACGCGTCAATTCTCTCCAAAAAGCCTGAATAGTGTTGTTTGTTTGGTCTGTCCTTAAAATAAAAGGTTCGGATAAGAACCACGAAACCTGTAGTTGCAATAAATCCTAACAGGAGTTGGTAAAAAAGTTCTAACTCACCAATTCCTAAAACAAAAAGCATCATAATCCCATAGAAAAAAGAGCCGCCAAGGGTGGTAATGTCTCTAAAGAGTGATTGAATTAGCTCTTTGAACTGGTTTCTCATTACAACCATACAAGTAAGTATATATCGACAACTTTATAAATTTATCATCATTTCTTACTACGACATGAAATCAAAGACTTTTTTGGTAACTGGCGGTGCCGGCTTCTTGGGGATTAATCTTGTTCGCTTTTTGATTCAGAAAGGTCATATGGTTATTTCTGTTGATATCCAACCCTTTGATTACCCTGATATGATACGGAAAGTCGAGGTTGTCAATGGAGATATTCGAAACCTTAGCATGCTTAAAAAGGCAATGAAAGGGGTTGATGTAGTGATACACACTGCAGCTGCCCTCCCTTTATATACAAAAAAAGAAATCTTCTCTACCGATGTTAAAGGTACTAAAAATGTTCTTGATGCTGCGAAAGAAAATAATGTTAAGCGGGTTATTCACATCTCAAGTACTGCAGTCTATGGCATCCCTGACCATCATCCGTTGTATGAAGATGATACATTAGATGGAGTTGGGAATTACGGCAAAGCAAAGATACTTGCCGAAAAAATATGTCTTGGATATAGAGAACAGGGAATGTGTGTGCCTATTTTACGACCCAAATCATTTATTGGACCAGAACGACTGGGAGTTTTTGCGATTTATTATGACTGGATAAAAAGCGGAAAAAGTGTTCCGATTGTTGGTTCTGGAAAAAATCGTTACCAATTGCTTGATGTAGAAGATCTGTGCGAAGCAATATACCTTTGTGCAATCAAGCCAAGACAAATAGTAAATGATACTTTTAACATTGGCGCAAAAGAATACACTACTATGAAGGAAGATTTTGGCGCTGTTCTTAAATATGCGGGATATGGCAAAAAGATTGTTCCAGTACCTGCGAAGCCCCTTATTTGGACATTGAGGTTCTTAGAGTTCTTGCATCTTTCTCCATTGTACAAATGGGTTTATGAGACTGCTCCAGAAGATTCATTTGTTTCTATTGAGAAAGCAGAAAAAGTTCTTGGTTTTGTACCAAAGTATTCCAATAAGCAAGCATTGATTCGAAATTATGAGTGGTACTTGAAGAACTATAGTGAGTACCAGAACAGAACAGGAGTTACTCATAGGGTTCCTTGGAAGCAGGGGATTTTAGGAGTAATAAAGCATTTTTTTTGAATCTTCTCGTTTTATCCCCCTCAGTTAAAAAGTCCTGAATACATGATAACGAGAGTTAAGAGAGTCCATAAGGCAATTCCAATAACCATCTCTTTGTCAGTAATTACTTTTTCTGGATGTCTGGCGATAATCGATCCGCTATGAATAAGGTAGAAGTAGCGAAAAATAACAAAAAGTGCAAGAGGAAGGGTGTAAATTAGTTTTGTATAGTTGCTTAAAAAAGAGTATAAAGCATAGGAGATGACTAATAAAGCAGTTGAAATGTTCATAAGCGCGTTGGTTAATCCAAGGCTGTAGCTATCTAACACTTTTCTTGTTTCCACTGCCTTCTCTTTGAGAAAGAGTACCTCACCATGACGTTTTCCTATCGACATAAATAAGGACAAGAAAAATGGACAAAGGATTAGCCAAGGAGATACCGTAACGTTAATAGCAAAAGCTCCCAAAAGAGCACGGGTCACAAAAAGCGTAGCAATAGTCAAGATGTCAGCACAAAGAATATGCTTTAGGAAAAAGGTATATATTTGAGAAAACAGAAAAAACAGAACTAGGCCTACAAAAAACAGAGAACCGAGCAAGAAACCTAAGTAAAACCCAAAACCAAGGAGTGCAACTGCTATTACTATTGCAGTACTTACCTTCATTCTCCCACTAGGAAGTGACCTTAATTTTTTCTCAGGATGGAGACGATCTTTTTCTACGTCAACAAGATCATTAATGATATAGTTTGATGAAGAGATAAACGAAAGAGATAAGAAGGCGAGGAGCGTTAAGAAAAGCGAATGAAGATCGAATAATTGTCCTATAAAGAACAGTGCTAAGAAAACAACTAAATTCTTGTACCACTGTCGTACTCTTATAAGATCAACATAAACAGAGAGTTTTGTCATTTGATTTGTTAGGAGGAGATCATAACCGAGTGCATCTTTATATTAGGCTTTAGACTGAGTGGTTTAGCTTCTGGATATAAAAAATGTTCGAAAAAATACTTCATCCCACATTAATCCGCTTAATAAAAACATTTATATAGGTTGTTTTTTACCCTGCTTAGGGTTAGTATGTCAACTGTTCTAGGATGATCGCATGAAACAACGAATTTTTATTACTGGCGTCGCAGGATTTCTCGGAAGTCATCTCGCTGATACCATGATTGCAAAAGGTCATCATGTTATTGGTTGTGATAGCTTAATTGGTGGCTATCTGGATAATGTGCCAAGTCAGGTTGAATTCTATCAATATGATTGCAATTATCTCAATTCGATGAAAAAGATTATGAAGGATGTTGATATAGTTTACCATTGTGCAGCAACAGCCTATGAAGGGTTAAGCGTTTTCTCTCCGTATCTAGTAACTAAAAATGTGTATCAGTGTACAGCCTCTGTTGTTTCTGCAGCAGTTGCAACGAATGTTAAACGTTTTGTTCTTTGCTCAAGTATGGCACGATATGGGG
This region of Candidatus Woesearchaeota archaeon genomic DNA includes:
- a CDS encoding glycosyltransferase family 39 protein — its product is MTRRLKPFNHFFTKKHLDFFNKTSLIFVLILAFGIYLRIQYLDLPLVGDYAWREGDVAAIAKNFYLNGYNIFYPQVDWRADTPGYVQSEFPLYSYVIALFYPIFGVHIIIGRITSLLLSISSLIIMYHLVKHYENKKTALFAMFFLAIAPVFVHMSRNLQPESMVTFFSLASLYFFSKWLDKENSWLYFVLATTTTAFAFLVKMPVVLYLPFSLLFLGVVKYRLRIFTRWKLWLFLILVLTPFYYWYYIHTVSLYEKTGLSFELFDFKMQQTPDEDPMWGPMVYPLYKEIGWYKTVFIRRVFFALGLLGGILALLGIFVKPKNHSGYFTHFLFLGISVFLIFAAKRTFIHHYYILPVVIPMSIFAARSLSRITELQFLRGSKERNFIRYGVVTGILLYSSIMILLHSPIPHRYDPITFEMFSKIDQIIPDNELVVTDMINPSYMYYANIQGWRIPPEGMTFEFIEYAKERGAKYVVRLESSFLFENNSLSKGLLNASYDIVLYKVPDHFVIINLSNRRGYTQPIKVSSNKNESISEVYKIESLIDGKVADNRYIIAEVTDNPERCNTKNICSVNFTFTKEIVINRIDVVQNYQKTAFAEDVLKSPNSWADYSISYYASNGELVEIIPYQKIPLSTKLIKTTHNLSTPIQANMIQVRLFNPNLPGVYYVALGEVLFYTSDGEVI
- a CDS encoding NAD-dependent epimerase/dehydratase family protein, translating into MKSKTFLVTGGAGFLGINLVRFLIQKGHMVISVDIQPFDYPDMIRKVEVVNGDIRNLSMLKKAMKGVDVVIHTAAALPLYTKKEIFSTDVKGTKNVLDAAKENNVKRVIHISSTAVYGIPDHHPLYEDDTLDGVGNYGKAKILAEKICLGYREQGMCVPILRPKSFIGPERLGVFAIYYDWIKSGKSVPIVGSGKNRYQLLDVEDLCEAIYLCAIKPRQIVNDTFNIGAKEYTTMKEDFGAVLKYAGYGKKIVPVPAKPLIWTLRFLEFLHLSPLYKWVYETAPEDSFVSIEKAEKVLGFVPKYSNKQALIRNYEWYLKNYSEYQNRTGVTHRVPWKQGILGVIKHFF
- a CDS encoding phosphatase PAP2 family protein, with amino-acid sequence MVVMRNQFKELIQSLFRDITTLGGSFFYGIMMLFVLGIGELELFYQLLLGFIATTGFVVLIRTFYFKDRPNKQHYSGFLERIDASSFPSLHATRVVFYSLVFINFFSNSFITAWFFILMILVVYSRIYLKKHDWIDIIGGILLGLMVFWISTILF
- a CDS encoding UbiA family prenyltransferase; the protein is MTKLSVYVDLIRVRQWYKNLVVFLALFFIGQLFDLHSLFLTLLAFLSLSFISSSNYIINDLVDVEKDRLHPEKKLRSLPSGRMKVSTAIVIAVALLGFGFYLGFLLGSLFFVGLVLFFLFSQIYTFFLKHILCADILTIATLFVTRALLGAFAINVTVSPWLILCPFFLSLFMSIGKRHGEVLFLKEKAVETRKVLDSYSLGLTNALMNISTALLVISYALYSFLSNYTKLIYTLPLALFVIFRYFYLIHSGSIIARHPEKVITDKEMVIGIALWTLLTLVIMYSGLFN